The Pseudomonadota bacterium genomic interval AGCGGTTTTTGCGAAGTGTACACTTGAATAGGCAGCAAACTCATTCTCTATGTCAAATTCAAATGTATCGTAGCGTACAACACCCTGTTGATCAATTGTGCTAGGTATACGTACATCTATACCACCTTTAATTACATAAGGCATACTGCCCACTGCCAGCCTTAAGCCTGCATCTTTCCAACTGATTTCGCCCCAGATACTATCTATGGGCGCCACAGCAGTAACTAAACCTTGGTTAAAATCAGTAATTGTGTGCATGTTCCCTACGTGGAACATAAAACTATCGTTAACGTGCGTTACTACAGTTTCTATAGTCTGCGAACTATTAATTGTGCCCCACATGCCTGACATATGAAACCAAGGATTACGATGTGCTAATTGTGTGTACTGCCCTTGAAAGTACCAATCTTTAGCAAGTTTTATATTACGCATTCCTGTTGTAAAGTTGCCAGATTCGTCTGACGGGCTATAGTTGAATTGTCCGTCACTAACTACATGATCAAAACTATAGTCCATCCTAGTAGCATTCTCTGTTAATTCTGCGTCATACCAGTGGTTCTGTATATCGGGAGTATGCATACTGTTGATGTTAACAACGAACATTCTGCCTAGGCTATCAACAGCCATAACGTTATTGAAGATACTAAGATTAAACCCATTTATCTCACCGCTGATCGCTACTGTACCGGACCTTCCATCTACTGGCATCCGTAACTCACCAATTGGCAACAACGCCTTTTCCAAGTCAATAACACCTGCACCATATACGCTGGGGTCAAACCCTTCAAAGTTCGTGAATGCTGTACTTGCCAGTATCTGTGCGGCTACGTCATCAGTGACATAGGGCCATACCTGCTGTATTAGGGCAATACTGGCCTGAGCACTAGCGCCACCTAAGTCACCTAGTTTAGAGGTGTACACAGCATTACTACCATCATTGAGCGTCACGGCCGTTACGAGAAACTTATCTCCGTTTGGACCAGTTAAGAATCTCACAGTGTTTAAACCATCTGTCTTGTTAGATTCATTTGCACGCGAGTCTGTAACAAAACCTTCAAATACGTCAGTGAAACTCTGTACGTACTTTCCTTCTATGGTTTGCAACAATACTCTAGTAGATTCTTTACTATTCGAGTTTTGCGAGCTTAATAGGATATCTACTAAACCATCATCATTTATATCTCTCAGTTGTGGGTTATAGTCACCATTTACAAATTCGTCCCATCCTACACGCACGGTAGCTGTTACATCAGTGAAGGTGCCTGATCCATTATTCTTTAAAAACTGTATTTCAGTTCTGTTCCTTCCATCTAGTGGTGCTGTACTCACACCGATGATAACAACGTCAAGACTGTTGTCGTTGTTAAAGTCAAATGGTAATGCCCTAATGTCATGACTGTGTTCATCTGAGTCATCAAACAATGGCGCTTTAGCGGGAGTATCAAAAATAGGATCGGGTAACACTGCAAGTTTGGTGAAAGTACCAGTAGTTACACCAGTTTGTGTAAAACTATAAAGATGCGTGTCCGACGCAGCGTCACCTCCTCCGCTATCAACAAAAACAAATGTAACTGTGCCGTTGCCTAAAAAATCACCTGCGGCTAATCCACTCATACCAGAGTGGTCAGTGGTGATTTTATTGAGCGTGCCACTCACATCGCCTTTGAGCACTACTGTATTACCGTATCCACCTAGTACAACATCATCAAATCCATCACCATTTATATCATGTACCGTAACATCATGAGTCCAATAATTGGTGTTGTAGTCCTGTCTACTAAAACTGCTTGTGCCTGCGTTGGTGTATACAATTGTTTCCCCAAGAAAATTCATGTCCGTACTGTGACCGACGACCATATCAACATTATCATCACCATTGAAGTCGCCAAACTTAACACTAGGCTCAGTGCCAATAATGCGATTGTCGGTCCCTGAGAACCATGAGCTAGTTTGATTTTCAAGTTGGTTACTGGCATTCCAGCCAAATATGCTTATCTGACTGTTCTGCCAAGCGGCGTTCTTAGCATCTTGGTTTGCGGCATTCGTAAGTTCAGTTGCACTCTGACTCATACGTCCAGAAATAACTACTTCCTCTTTGTTATCGTTGTTAAGGTCTTGTACAAATATGTCTTGTACTGGAGCAGTGGTACTGCCCGATGTAAACAAACTGTACGCACCAACCCTAACGGGTGTAGCAAAGTCTACATCTGTGTTTGGAGTTTGACGAACATTAGATCCTCCTCCCCCGCCACATGCTGATAGCAGAACAGTTATTAAGGCAATTTTATTTATATGTGCTGTAAATGCGTATAGCCAACTAATTTTCCGTGCAAAAGTTAAATCTCCCTTGAAAATAATGAAGGAGAAACTCGCCGGCATCCGATGTTTTGTTTAGACGTTGAAACGAAAGTGCATGACATCCCCATCGGCCAATACATAATCTTTACCTTCTAATCTAACTTTACCAGCATCCTTAGCTGCGCTCTCGCCGCCATATTGAACAAAATCGTCATAACCCACAACCTCAGCTCTAATAAAGCCTTTTTCAAAATCCGTATGAATGACCCCAGCTGCTTGCGGCGCCGTACTTCCTCGGCGGATCGTCCATGCTCGAACCTCTTTCTTACCCGCCGTAAAGTATGTTTGTAAGCCCAGCAATTCATAAGCCACTCTAATAACCCGATTCAGCCCAGGC includes:
- a CDS encoding VCBS repeat-containing protein: MPASFSFIIFKGDLTFARKISWLYAFTAHINKIALITVLLSACGGGGGSNVRQTPNTDVDFATPVRVGAYSLFTSGSTTAPVQDIFVQDLNNDNKEEVVISGRMSQSATELTNAANQDAKNAAWQNSQISIFGWNASNQLENQTSSWFSGTDNRIIGTEPSVKFGDFNGDDNVDMVVGHSTDMNFLGETIVYTNAGTSSFSRQDYNTNYWTHDVTVHDINGDGFDDVVLGGYGNTVVLKGDVSGTLNKITTDHSGMSGLAAGDFLGNGTVTFVFVDSGGGDAASDTHLYSFTQTGVTTGTFTKLAVLPDPIFDTPAKAPLFDDSDEHSHDIRALPFDFNNDNSLDVVIIGVSTAPLDGRNRTEIQFLKNNGSGTFTDVTATVRVGWDEFVNGDYNPQLRDINDDGLVDILLSSQNSNSKESTRVLLQTIEGKYVQSFTDVFEGFVTDSRANESNKTDGLNTVRFLTGPNGDKFLVTAVTLNDGSNAVYTSKLGDLGGASAQASIALIQQVWPYVTDDVAAQILASTAFTNFEGFDPSVYGAGVIDLEKALLPIGELRMPVDGRSGTVAISGEINGFNLSIFNNVMAVDSLGRMFVVNINSMHTPDIQNHWYDAELTENATRMDYSFDHVVSDGQFNYSPSDESGNFTTGMRNIKLAKDWYFQGQYTQLAHRNPWFHMSGMWGTINSSQTIETVVTHVNDSFMFHVGNMHTITDFNQGLVTAVAPIDSIWGEISWKDAGLRLAVGSMPYVIKGGIDVRIPSTIDQQGVVRYDTFEFDIENEFAAYSSVHFAKTANATTFSVSGYSNTLGFYQTEVEVNFAF